A single Curtobacterium sp. MCSS17_015 DNA region contains:
- a CDS encoding glycerol-3-phosphate dehydrogenase/oxidase, which yields MTTTVTNGAASTAGFDPSTKLGPDEREAAIETMKTRELDVLVVGGGIVGGGAALDAVTRGLSVGIVEARDWGSGTSSRSSKLVHGGIRYLEQLNFTLVREALIERGLLLQRIAPHLVKPVRFLYPLNHRVWERFYIGIGMAMYDVFSWSGGRPPGVPHHRHLTRTQVLRSMPSLKKDAFVGGMTYYDAQVDDARYVAALVRTAASYGAHAASRIRIEGFIKVGERVVGAHAHDIQTGEHFDIRAKQVVNATGVWTDDTQAMVGTRGQFKVRASKGVHLVVPRDRFQSNSGMILRTEKSVLFVIPWGRHWLIGTTDTDWYLDKAHPAATAADIDYILEHVNKVLAVPLTREDVEGVYAGLRPLLAGESEATSKLSREHVVAHTAPGLVVVAGGKWTTYRVMGKDAIDEAAAAMDGKIPESTTQDIPLLGAEGYPAAWNKRARTAKTFGVHKVRIEHLLNRYGTLATEVLQLVQDDPSLAEPLPGADDYIGAEVVYAASHEGALHLEDVLARRTRISIEAWDRGESAAPVAARLMADVLGWDQETTENEVSNYLKRVAAERESQLQPDDESADRVRLEAPDIAFGFEEDDVVVGGGRSSGAEGATADDEQVVGEKTTEPS from the coding sequence ATGACAACGACGGTCACGAACGGTGCGGCCAGCACAGCGGGGTTCGACCCCTCGACGAAGCTCGGTCCCGATGAACGCGAGGCCGCGATCGAGACCATGAAGACCAGGGAGCTCGACGTCCTGGTCGTCGGTGGCGGCATCGTCGGCGGTGGTGCTGCGCTGGACGCCGTCACGCGCGGCCTGTCGGTCGGCATCGTGGAGGCCCGCGACTGGGGTTCGGGGACGTCCAGCCGGTCGTCGAAGCTCGTGCACGGTGGCATCCGGTACCTCGAGCAGCTCAACTTCACGCTCGTGCGCGAGGCCCTCATCGAACGCGGCCTGCTGCTGCAGCGCATCGCACCCCACCTGGTCAAGCCGGTCCGCTTCCTGTACCCGCTCAACCACCGCGTCTGGGAGCGCTTCTACATCGGCATCGGCATGGCGATGTACGACGTGTTCAGCTGGTCGGGCGGACGCCCGCCCGGCGTGCCGCACCACCGCCACCTCACCCGCACGCAGGTGCTCCGCTCGATGCCGTCCCTGAAGAAGGACGCGTTCGTCGGCGGCATGACGTACTACGACGCGCAGGTCGACGACGCACGCTACGTCGCCGCGCTCGTGCGCACCGCCGCCTCGTACGGCGCGCACGCCGCCTCCCGGATCCGGATCGAGGGCTTCATCAAGGTCGGCGAGCGGGTGGTCGGGGCGCACGCGCACGACATCCAGACCGGCGAGCACTTCGACATCCGGGCGAAGCAGGTCGTCAACGCGACGGGTGTCTGGACCGACGACACCCAGGCGATGGTCGGCACCCGCGGGCAGTTCAAGGTGCGGGCGTCGAAGGGTGTCCACCTCGTCGTCCCACGCGACCGGTTCCAGTCGAACTCGGGCATGATCCTCCGCACCGAGAAGAGCGTCCTGTTCGTCATCCCGTGGGGCCGGCACTGGCTGATCGGCACGACCGACACCGACTGGTACCTCGACAAGGCGCACCCGGCGGCGACCGCGGCGGACATCGACTACATCCTCGAACACGTCAACAAGGTGCTCGCGGTGCCGCTCACCCGCGAGGACGTCGAGGGCGTCTACGCCGGCCTCCGACCCCTCCTGGCCGGCGAGTCCGAGGCCACGTCGAAGCTCAGCCGCGAGCACGTCGTCGCGCACACCGCTCCGGGCCTCGTCGTCGTCGCGGGCGGCAAGTGGACCACCTACCGCGTGATGGGCAAGGACGCCATCGACGAGGCCGCCGCCGCGATGGACGGCAAGATCCCGGAGTCGACGACGCAGGACATCCCGCTGCTCGGTGCCGAGGGGTACCCGGCTGCGTGGAACAAGCGGGCCCGCACCGCGAAGACGTTCGGCGTGCACAAGGTCCGGATCGAGCACCTGCTCAACCGCTACGGCACCCTGGCGACCGAGGTGCTCCAGCTCGTGCAGGACGACCCGTCGCTGGCCGAGCCGCTGCCCGGTGCCGACGACTACATCGGCGCCGAGGTCGTGTACGCGGCCTCGCACGAGGGCGCCCTGCACCTGGAGGACGTCCTCGCCCGCCGCACCCGCATCTCCATCGAGGCCTGGGACCGCGGCGAGTCCGCGGCGCCGGTGGCCGCGCGGCTCATGGCGGACGTGCTCGGCTGGGACCAGGAGACCACCGAGAACGAGGTGTCGAACTACCTCAAGCGGGTCGCCGCCGAGCGGGAGTCGCAGCTGCAGCCCGACGACGAGTCCGCGGACCGCGTGCGGCTGGAGGCGCCGGACATCGCGTTCGGGTTCGAGGAGGACGACGTCGTCGTCGGCGGTGGCCGCTCGAGCGGTGCCGAGGGTGCCACGGCGGACGACGAGCAGGTCGTGGGCGAGAAGACGACCGAGCCCAGCTGA
- a CDS encoding GuaB3 family IMP dehydrogenase-related protein, whose amino-acid sequence MSEVEIGAGKRGRRAYAFDDIAVVPSRRTRDPRDVNVQWSIDAFTFESPILSAPMDSVASPATVIEMGRLGVLGVLDLEGLWTRYEEPEPYLAEIRTLTDGNVTKRMQEIYAEPVKAELITRRLAEIRAAGVPVAGSLSPQRTAEFSQTVVDAGVDLFVIRGTTVSAEHVSQNTEPLNLKKFIYELDVPVIVGGASTYTAALHLMRTGAAGVLVGFGGGAASTTRAALGIHAPMATAVADVAGARRDYMDESGGRYVHVIADGGLDTAGDVVKAIAMGADAVMLGTALARAQEAPGGGFHWGAEAHHPELPRGRRVEVGTIGSLESILNGPTPSWDGRANLIGALRRSMATTGYSDVKEFQRVEVVVAPYHR is encoded by the coding sequence GTGAGCGAAGTCGAGATCGGTGCAGGCAAGCGCGGACGTCGGGCGTACGCGTTCGACGACATCGCGGTGGTCCCCTCGCGACGGACGCGTGACCCGCGTGACGTCAACGTCCAGTGGTCGATCGACGCGTTCACCTTCGAGTCGCCGATCCTCTCGGCGCCGATGGACTCCGTCGCCTCGCCCGCGACCGTCATCGAGATGGGTCGTCTCGGCGTCCTCGGGGTCCTCGACCTCGAAGGCCTCTGGACCCGCTACGAGGAGCCGGAGCCGTACCTGGCCGAGATCCGCACGCTGACCGACGGCAACGTCACGAAGCGCATGCAGGAGATCTACGCCGAGCCGGTCAAGGCCGAGCTCATCACCCGCCGCCTGGCCGAGATCCGCGCCGCCGGGGTGCCCGTCGCCGGGTCGCTCAGCCCGCAGCGCACGGCTGAGTTCTCGCAGACCGTCGTCGACGCCGGCGTCGACCTGTTCGTCATCCGCGGCACCACGGTGAGCGCCGAGCACGTGTCGCAGAACACCGAGCCGCTCAACCTCAAGAAGTTCATCTACGAGCTCGACGTCCCCGTGATCGTCGGCGGTGCCTCCACCTACACGGCGGCCCTGCACCTCATGCGCACCGGTGCCGCGGGCGTGCTCGTCGGCTTCGGCGGTGGCGCGGCCTCGACCACCCGTGCCGCGCTCGGCATCCACGCGCCGATGGCGACCGCGGTCGCGGACGTCGCCGGTGCCCGTCGTGACTACATGGACGAGTCCGGCGGCCGGTACGTGCACGTCATCGCGGACGGCGGCCTCGACACCGCCGGTGACGTCGTCAAGGCGATCGCGATGGGTGCCGACGCCGTCATGCTCGGCACCGCGCTGGCGCGCGCCCAGGAAGCCCCCGGCGGTGGCTTCCACTGGGGTGCCGAGGCGCACCACCCGGAGCTGCCCCGTGGCCGTCGTGTCGAGGTCGGCACGATCGGTTCGCTCGAGAGCATCCTGAACGGCCCGACCCCGTCGTGGGACGGCCGCGCGAACCTCATCGGTGCCCTGCGTCGCTCGATGGCGACGACCGGATACTCCGACGTCAAGGAGTTCCAGCGAGTAGAAGTGGTCGTGGCGCCGTACCACCGCTGA
- a CDS encoding ABC transporter ATP-binding protein → MRADNLVAGYLPGVNILNGCDLVCYPGELIGIIGPNGAGKSTLLKALFGLVNIREGSVTLQGEDITNLKANKLVQAGVGFVPQTNNVFPSLSIEENLQMGLYLRPKKFSERLEVIYDLFPVLGQRKGQRAGSLSGGERQSVAMARALMVDPKVLLLDEPSAGLSPVRQDETFIRTRRINKAGVSVIMVEQNARRCLQICDRGYVLDQGRNAYSGTGKELADDPKVIELYLGTLAKDVDATK, encoded by the coding sequence ATGCGCGCGGACAACCTCGTCGCCGGGTACCTGCCGGGCGTCAACATCCTCAACGGGTGCGACCTGGTCTGCTACCCGGGCGAGCTCATCGGCATCATCGGCCCGAACGGTGCCGGCAAGTCGACGCTCCTCAAGGCGCTGTTCGGCCTCGTCAACATCCGCGAGGGATCGGTCACGCTGCAGGGCGAGGACATCACGAACCTCAAGGCGAACAAGCTCGTGCAGGCCGGCGTCGGCTTCGTCCCGCAGACGAACAACGTCTTCCCGTCGCTCTCCATCGAGGAGAACCTCCAGATGGGGCTGTACCTGCGGCCGAAGAAGTTCAGCGAGCGGCTCGAGGTCATCTACGACCTGTTCCCCGTCCTCGGGCAGCGCAAGGGCCAGCGTGCCGGGTCGCTCTCCGGTGGTGAGCGGCAGTCGGTCGCGATGGCCCGCGCGCTCATGGTGGACCCGAAGGTGCTGCTGCTCGACGAGCCGAGCGCCGGGCTGTCGCCGGTGCGGCAGGACGAGACGTTCATCCGCACCCGCCGCATCAACAAGGCCGGCGTCTCGGTGATCATGGTCGAGCAGAACGCGCGCCGGTGCCTGCAGATCTGCGACCGCGGGTACGTCCTCGACCAGGGACGGAACGCCTACTCGGGCACCGGGAAGGAGCTCGCCGACGACCCCAAGGTCATCGAGCTCTACCTCGGGACGCTCGCGAAGGACGTCGACGCCACGAAGTAG
- a CDS encoding ABC transporter ATP-binding protein → MQHAPGSPKPDAILTVDNITRRFGGMTAVDVDHLEVQRGAITALIGPNGAGKTTFFNLLTGFDKPTSGKEARWQFNGKTLGNTGAAKVARAGMVRTFQLTKALSRLTVMQNMLLGAKDQPGENFFAALVSPVWKKREQEITAKAEDLLARFKLLEKKDDYAGSLSGGQRKLLEMARALMSDPTMIMLDEPMAGVNPALTQSLLGHIQSLRDDGMTVLFVEHDMHMVRHISDWVIVMAEGKVVAEGPAATVMDDQAVIDAYLGAHHDTDLGDDSLLTEETYEELADEVAEEDAADAADEGKATR, encoded by the coding sequence GTGCAGCACGCCCCCGGCTCGCCGAAGCCGGACGCCATCCTCACGGTCGACAACATCACCCGGCGCTTCGGCGGCATGACGGCGGTCGACGTCGACCACCTCGAGGTGCAGCGCGGCGCCATCACGGCCCTCATCGGCCCGAACGGCGCCGGCAAGACCACGTTCTTCAACCTGCTCACCGGCTTCGACAAGCCGACGAGTGGGAAGGAGGCGCGTTGGCAGTTCAACGGGAAGACGCTCGGCAACACCGGGGCCGCGAAGGTCGCCCGGGCCGGCATGGTCCGTACCTTCCAGCTGACGAAGGCGCTGTCCCGCCTGACCGTGATGCAGAACATGCTGCTCGGCGCGAAGGACCAGCCCGGTGAGAACTTCTTCGCCGCACTCGTGTCGCCCGTGTGGAAGAAGCGCGAGCAGGAGATCACCGCGAAGGCCGAGGACCTCCTCGCCCGCTTCAAGCTCCTCGAGAAGAAGGACGACTACGCCGGGTCGCTCTCGGGCGGGCAGCGGAAGCTCCTCGAGATGGCCCGCGCGCTGATGTCCGACCCGACGATGATCATGCTCGACGAGCCGATGGCCGGCGTGAACCCGGCGCTGACCCAGTCGCTGCTCGGGCACATCCAGTCCCTCCGCGACGACGGCATGACCGTGCTCTTCGTCGAGCACGACATGCACATGGTCCGGCACATCTCGGACTGGGTCATCGTGATGGCCGAGGGCAAGGTCGTCGCCGAGGGCCCGGCCGCCACCGTCATGGACGACCAGGCCGTCATCGACGCCTACCTCGGCGCCCACCACGACACCGACCTCGGTGACGACTCGCTCCTCACCGAGGAGACCTACGAGGAGCTCGCCGACGAGGTCGCAGAAGAGGACGCGGCGGACGCCGCCGACGAAGGGAAGGCGACCCGATGA
- a CDS encoding branched-chain amino acid ABC transporter permease has translation MDYILQLLSSLTQEALAPTTAAFALAAIGLNVHFGLTGLVNMGQAAFLLLGAYGFAISISNGLPVGLAVLIALAIAIVFAVILGIPTLRLRGDYLAIVTISGAEIIRMVGRSSLLTDTTGGSNGITGSSYREPFNALSFLPDGTTTILWFTYSNNGVNGWWIRIVGWGLVALFTLVLFLLMRSPWGRVVKAIREDEDAVRSLGKNVYSYKMQALVFGGALGALAGVIYVLPSSVQPDAMGRSMTFFIWTALILGGAATVFGPVLGAILFFVVRLFIRTLAGDFIPNSIMSAQQAEQFSYVLVGVALMLLIVFRPQGLLGNKKELTFSV, from the coding sequence ATGGACTACATCCTCCAACTCCTCAGCTCCCTCACGCAGGAAGCACTCGCCCCGACGACCGCGGCGTTCGCCCTCGCCGCGATCGGCCTCAACGTGCACTTCGGTCTCACCGGTCTGGTGAACATGGGCCAGGCGGCGTTCCTGCTGCTCGGCGCCTACGGCTTCGCGATCTCGATCTCGAACGGCCTGCCCGTCGGTCTCGCGGTGCTCATCGCCCTGGCCATCGCGATCGTCTTCGCGGTCATCCTCGGCATCCCGACCCTGCGGCTGCGCGGTGACTACCTGGCGATCGTGACGATCTCCGGCGCCGAGATCATCCGCATGGTCGGCCGCTCCAGCCTGCTCACGGACACCACCGGTGGCTCGAACGGCATCACCGGCTCGAGCTACCGCGAACCGTTCAACGCGCTGAGCTTCCTGCCCGACGGCACCACGACCATCCTGTGGTTCACGTACTCGAACAACGGCGTCAACGGTTGGTGGATCCGCATCGTCGGCTGGGGTCTCGTCGCCCTGTTCACCCTCGTGCTGTTCCTCCTCATGCGCAGCCCGTGGGGCCGTGTCGTGAAGGCGATCCGCGAGGACGAGGACGCGGTCCGCTCCCTCGGCAAGAACGTCTACTCGTACAAGATGCAGGCGCTCGTCTTCGGTGGCGCGCTCGGTGCCCTGGCCGGGGTCATCTACGTCCTGCCGAGTTCGGTGCAACCGGACGCCATGGGCCGCTCGATGACCTTCTTCATCTGGACGGCACTCATCCTCGGTGGTGCGGCGACGGTGTTCGGGCCGGTGCTCGGCGCGATCCTGTTCTTCGTCGTCCGTCTCTTCATCCGCACGCTCGCGGGTGACTTCATCCCGAACTCGATCATGAGCGCCCAGCAGGCCGAGCAGTTCTCCTACGTGCTGGTCGGTGTCGCGCTCATGCTCCTCATCGTCTTCCGCCCACAGGGACTCCTGGGGAACAAGAAGGAGCTGACGTTCAGTGTCTGA
- a CDS encoding branched-chain amino acid ABC transporter permease — MGSITPPGSALARRLRRGAPGRRRLVLAAVLFLAFLATFAVDWALSPAADAATSSPSASSAPASTGPCVVSPTNGCIQGTILDSDREPADGVDVDVTGPGSFAGSSTTNADGRWSVSVPEAGSYTVKVDQDSLPKGQYLTDAEDAERTVQGNLNANAGTIFQLSDQEGATTDTGATSVTAARFWQQFASGIRLGLLIALASIGLSLIYGTTGLSSFSHGEQVTLGGLLAYVFANQLGWNIWLAGLVTVLLCAATGYLQDAGIWKPLRKRRISLTQLMIVTIGLSIAAQYAFQYFFGASTVRIQQGNPETVTFAGITLTVQSYVAMGIALVVLVGTGLFLAKTRFGRATRAVSDNPALAAASGIDVDRVIRFVWTLAAGLAGLSGVMLGLVLNGVNWQTGLQLLLLMFASVTLGGLGTAYGALVGSMIIGIVVELTNLVLPGDFKYATALVILILILLFRPQGIFGRAERIG; from the coding sequence GTGGGTTCCATCACTCCGCCGGGGTCAGCGCTGGCGCGCCGACTCCGCCGCGGGGCACCAGGCCGCCGTCGCCTGGTCCTCGCCGCCGTGCTCTTCCTCGCCTTCCTCGCCACCTTCGCGGTCGACTGGGCACTCTCGCCCGCGGCCGACGCGGCGACCAGCTCCCCGTCGGCCAGCAGCGCGCCCGCGAGCACCGGGCCCTGCGTGGTCAGCCCCACGAACGGCTGCATCCAGGGCACCATCCTCGACTCCGACCGGGAGCCGGCCGACGGCGTCGACGTGGACGTCACCGGACCGGGTTCCTTCGCCGGCTCCTCGACGACGAACGCCGACGGCCGCTGGTCGGTCAGCGTCCCGGAAGCCGGGTCCTACACGGTCAAGGTCGACCAGGACTCACTGCCGAAGGGGCAGTACCTCACCGACGCGGAGGACGCCGAGCGCACGGTGCAGGGCAACCTGAACGCCAACGCCGGCACGATCTTCCAGCTCTCCGACCAGGAGGGCGCGACCACCGACACCGGTGCCACCAGCGTCACCGCCGCACGGTTCTGGCAGCAGTTCGCCTCCGGCATCCGACTCGGGCTCCTCATCGCCCTCGCCTCGATCGGTCTGTCGCTGATCTACGGCACGACCGGCCTGTCGAGCTTCTCGCACGGCGAGCAGGTCACCCTCGGCGGGCTCCTCGCCTACGTCTTCGCGAACCAGCTCGGGTGGAACATCTGGCTCGCCGGCCTCGTCACGGTGCTGCTCTGCGCGGCCACCGGGTACCTGCAGGACGCGGGCATCTGGAAGCCGCTCCGCAAGCGCCGGATCAGCCTGACCCAGCTGATGATCGTGACCATCGGCCTCTCGATCGCCGCCCAGTACGCGTTCCAGTACTTCTTCGGCGCCTCGACCGTCCGCATCCAGCAGGGCAACCCCGAGACCGTGACCTTCGCCGGCATCACCCTCACCGTGCAGTCCTACGTCGCCATGGGCATCGCGCTCGTCGTGCTCGTCGGCACCGGGCTGTTCCTCGCGAAGACCCGCTTCGGTCGGGCGACCCGCGCCGTGTCCGACAACCCGGCGCTCGCCGCGGCCTCGGGCATCGACGTCGACCGGGTGATCCGGTTCGTGTGGACCCTCGCCGCCGGCCTCGCGGGCCTGTCCGGTGTGATGCTCGGCCTCGTGCTGAACGGCGTCAACTGGCAGACCGGTCTGCAGCTGCTGCTCCTCATGTTCGCCTCGGTGACGCTCGGTGGTCTCGGGACCGCGTACGGCGCGCTCGTCGGCTCGATGATCATCGGCATCGTCGTGGAACTCACGAACCTGGTGCTGCCCGGTGACTTCAAGTACGCCACCGCCCTCGTCATCCTCATCCTCATCCTGCTGTTCCGGCCGCAGGGCATCTTCGGCCGTGCCGAGCGGATCGGTTAA
- the guaB gene encoding IMP dehydrogenase → MDQPDPFGFIGLTYDDVMLLPGHTDVIPSEASTASRLTKRISVNVPLLSAAMDTVTESRMAVAMARQGGIGILHRNMSIEDQAAYVDKVKRSESGMITNPVTTTPDATVADVDALCGQFRVSGLPVVEADGTLVGIITNRDMRFVAPFEMSSTLVRDVMTKAPLITALEGIDPEEAIAIFAQHKIEKLPLVDVDGKLRGLITVKDFDKSEKYPDATKDEEGRLRVGAAIGFFGDAWQRAEALRDAGVDVLVVDTANGESEGVLDMVRRIKADSSFDGIDVIGGNVATRAGAQALIDAGVDAVKVGVGPGSICTTRVVAGVGVPQVTAVYEASLAAREAGVPVIADGGLQYSGDIAKALVAGADTVMLGSLLAGTDESPGDLVFVGGKQFKAYRGMGSLGALQTRGKKTSYSKDRYFQADVPSDEKLIPEGIEGQVPYRGSVGNVVYQLVGGLRQSMFYVGGRTVPELKARGKFVRITAAGLKESHPHDVQMVVEAPNYRG, encoded by the coding sequence ATGGACCAGCCGGATCCGTTCGGATTCATCGGACTCACGTACGACGACGTCATGCTCCTGCCGGGGCACACCGACGTCATCCCGAGCGAGGCGTCCACGGCGTCCCGGCTCACCAAGCGGATCTCGGTCAACGTGCCGCTGCTCTCCGCGGCCATGGACACCGTCACCGAGTCGCGGATGGCGGTCGCGATGGCGCGCCAGGGTGGCATCGGGATCCTGCACCGCAACATGTCCATCGAGGACCAGGCCGCCTACGTCGACAAGGTGAAGCGCTCGGAGTCGGGCATGATCACCAACCCGGTGACCACCACCCCGGACGCCACCGTCGCCGACGTCGACGCGCTCTGCGGGCAGTTCCGCGTCTCCGGGCTGCCGGTCGTCGAGGCTGACGGCACGCTCGTGGGCATCATCACCAACCGCGACATGCGCTTCGTCGCACCGTTCGAGATGTCCAGCACGCTCGTCCGTGACGTCATGACGAAGGCCCCGCTCATCACGGCACTCGAGGGCATCGACCCCGAAGAGGCGATCGCCATCTTCGCGCAGCACAAGATCGAGAAGCTGCCGCTGGTGGACGTCGACGGCAAGCTCCGCGGGCTCATCACCGTCAAGGACTTCGACAAGAGCGAGAAGTACCCGGACGCCACGAAGGACGAGGAGGGCCGGCTGCGCGTCGGTGCCGCCATCGGCTTCTTCGGGGACGCCTGGCAGCGCGCCGAGGCCCTCCGCGACGCCGGGGTCGACGTGCTCGTCGTCGACACCGCGAACGGCGAGAGCGAAGGCGTGCTCGACATGGTCCGCCGCATCAAGGCCGACTCGTCGTTCGACGGCATCGACGTCATCGGCGGCAACGTCGCGACCCGTGCCGGTGCGCAGGCGCTCATCGACGCCGGTGTGGACGCCGTCAAGGTCGGCGTCGGTCCGGGCTCGATCTGCACCACCCGCGTCGTCGCCGGTGTCGGCGTGCCGCAGGTGACCGCCGTGTACGAGGCCTCACTCGCCGCACGCGAAGCCGGTGTCCCGGTCATCGCCGACGGCGGCCTGCAGTACTCGGGTGACATCGCGAAGGCCCTGGTCGCCGGTGCGGACACCGTGATGCTCGGCTCCCTGCTGGCCGGCACGGACGAGTCCCCGGGCGACCTGGTGTTCGTCGGCGGCAAGCAGTTCAAGGCGTACCGCGGGATGGGCTCCCTCGGGGCGCTGCAGACCCGCGGCAAGAAGACCTCGTACTCGAAGGACCGCTACTTCCAGGCGGACGTCCCCTCGGACGAGAAGCTCATCCCCGAGGGCATCGAGGGCCAGGTGCCCTACCGCGGCTCGGTCGGCAACGTCGTGTACCAGCTCGTCGGCGGCCTCCGGCAGTCGATGTTCTACGTCGGCGGCCGGACGGTCCCGGAGCTCAAGGCCCGCGGCAAGTTCGTCCGCATCACCGCGGCCGGGCTGAAGGAGTCGCACCCGCACGACGTCCAGATGGTCGTCGAGGCGCCGAACTACCGCGGCTAG
- a CDS encoding SDR family oxidoreductase, whose amino-acid sequence MSDTSSTTVFQPTRAIVTGAESGIGRATAVALATAGMDVGITYLSEPERAEETAEEIRGLGRKVVVEQIDVTDLAGAGAVIERIAEQLGGVDVIVADAGTGDNAPFLDITLDQWRHTVATDLDGAFVTIQAAARRMVAQGTGGRIIGITSVHEHHPRYGSSAYDAAKHGLGGLLKTIAIELAEHGITANAVAPGEIATRMTGAEDEDPHTIDRPGVPLGRPGNAWEIAAAVAFLASPASSYITGVSLPVDGGMLQMGPHGGSHITSNDWRSA is encoded by the coding sequence ATGAGCGACACATCCTCGACCACCGTGTTCCAGCCCACCAGGGCCATCGTCACCGGCGCAGAATCCGGCATCGGCCGCGCCACCGCCGTCGCGCTCGCGACCGCCGGCATGGACGTCGGCATCACCTACCTGTCCGAGCCCGAGCGCGCCGAGGAGACCGCGGAGGAGATCCGCGGCCTCGGGCGGAAGGTCGTCGTCGAGCAGATCGACGTCACCGACCTCGCCGGGGCCGGTGCCGTCATCGAGCGGATCGCCGAGCAGCTCGGCGGCGTGGACGTGATCGTCGCCGACGCCGGGACGGGCGACAACGCACCGTTCCTCGACATCACGCTCGACCAGTGGCGTCACACGGTCGCGACCGACCTCGACGGCGCCTTCGTCACGATCCAGGCCGCGGCCCGACGCATGGTCGCGCAGGGCACCGGTGGCCGGATCATCGGCATCACGAGCGTGCACGAGCACCACCCCCGCTACGGCTCGAGCGCCTACGACGCCGCGAAGCACGGGCTCGGCGGACTGCTGAAGACCATCGCGATCGAGCTCGCCGAGCACGGCATCACCGCGAACGCCGTCGCACCGGGCGAGATCGCGACGCGGATGACCGGCGCCGAGGACGAGGACCCGCACACCATCGACCGACCCGGCGTGCCGCTCGGCCGTCCGGGCAACGCGTGGGAGATCGCCGCCGCGGTGGCGTTCCTGGCCTCGCCCGCGTCGTCGTACATCACGGGTGTCTCGCTGCCCGTCGACGGCGGCATGCTCCAGATGGGCCCGCACGGCGGCAGCCACATCACCTCGAACGACTGGCGGAGCGCGTAG
- a CDS encoding ABC transporter substrate-binding protein, producing the protein MIRTTRATTALALAGAAAVLLVGCSTSSNAGDGGSESAKAGGAKKDPAASCEAPSSPSTDPLKIGTILPLTGSLAYLNPPAESGVGLAVEDINAAGGVLDEDVTIDPATDSGDSNDMTVSSSAATKLVDAKVPVVIGAESSSVTLNVIDQLTSNCMVQISPANTATDLSGYSSHYYRTAPPDSVQGSALGQLVTGDGNAKVAFLVFNDTYGTGLRNSVQEAVESAGGQVVYGAKGKGQEFPPGQTTFSSEVTAALATEPDAIVVLAFDETKSIIPELVSQGNKAKIYMSDGNTADYSKDFDKGTLEGAQGTIPGASPKDDLKKRLVDFYKKSSNKDLADFSYAAESYDATTLAALAAVKGKGTDSGTIQANMAAVSGADGGTECSTFKDCKDLLDEGEDIHYTGPSGIGPFDSKNDPSSAYIGIYKFDGDNKPVYQSAIQGSVSK; encoded by the coding sequence ATGATCAGAACCACCCGCGCCACCACGGCGCTGGCACTGGCGGGAGCGGCCGCGGTGCTCCTCGTCGGCTGCTCCACCTCGAGCAACGCCGGTGACGGCGGATCCGAGTCGGCCAAGGCCGGCGGCGCGAAGAAGGACCCGGCCGCGAGCTGCGAGGCCCCCTCGTCGCCCAGCACCGACCCGCTGAAGATCGGCACGATCCTGCCGCTGACCGGATCGCTCGCCTACCTCAACCCGCCGGCCGAGTCCGGCGTCGGCCTCGCCGTCGAGGACATCAACGCGGCGGGCGGTGTGCTCGACGAGGACGTCACCATCGACCCCGCCACCGACTCCGGTGACAGCAACGACATGACCGTGTCGAGCTCGGCCGCCACCAAGCTCGTCGACGCGAAGGTCCCGGTCGTCATCGGCGCCGAGTCGTCCTCCGTCACGCTCAACGTGATCGACCAGCTCACGAGCAACTGCATGGTGCAGATCTCGCCGGCGAACACGGCGACCGACCTGTCCGGCTACTCGTCGCACTACTACCGCACCGCTCCGCCGGACTCGGTCCAGGGTTCCGCGCTGGGCCAGCTCGTCACGGGCGACGGCAACGCCAAGGTCGCGTTCCTCGTCTTCAACGACACGTACGGCACGGGCCTGCGCAACTCCGTCCAGGAAGCCGTCGAGTCCGCCGGTGGCCAGGTCGTCTACGGCGCCAAGGGCAAGGGCCAGGAGTTCCCGCCCGGACAGACCACGTTCTCGTCCGAGGTGACCGCGGCGCTCGCCACCGAGCCCGACGCGATCGTCGTGCTCGCGTTCGACGAGACGAAGTCGATCATCCCCGAGCTCGTCTCGCAGGGGAACAAGGCGAAGATCTACATGTCCGACGGCAACACGGCGGACTACTCGAAGGACTTCGACAAGGGCACCCTCGAGGGCGCACAGGGGACCATTCCCGGTGCCAGCCCGAAGGACGACCTGAAGAAGCGCCTCGTCGACTTCTACAAGAAGTCCTCGAACAAGGACCTCGCCGACTTCTCGTACGCTGCTGAGTCCTACGACGCCACCACCCTCGCCGCCCTCGCCGCGGTGAAGGGCAAGGGCACCGACTCCGGCACGATCCAGGCCAACATGGCTGCGGTCTCCGGGGCGGACGGCGGCACCGAGTGCTCGACGTTCAAGGACTGCAAGGACCTCCTCGACGAGGGTGAGGACATCCACTACACCGGCCCGTCCGGCATCGGTCCGTTCGACAGCAAGAACGACCCGTCGAGCGCCTACATCGGCATCTACAAGTTCGACGGCGACAACAAGCCCGTCTACCAGAGCGCCATCCAGGGCTCGGTCTCGAAGTAA